A window of Enoplosus armatus isolate fEnoArm2 chromosome 3, fEnoArm2.hap1, whole genome shotgun sequence contains these coding sequences:
- the LOC139282454 gene encoding actin nucleation-promoting factor WAS, with amino-acid sequence MASNLIPGCHVMSDLLTIREKGVLFTLVEPQCKLIKTTVAQLLEAKETQGESPGWSCLGCGALCLMEDEAIHSYFLRLYCVKRAKLLWEQELYIPFKYTATHTFFHTFPAEGHQVGLNFASETEAEEFHLAVEAIQKKQERMTGMTETTKAEKEDSSSSDPPDSGVKPLDLLDGEQNFPMDGPSTTATPTTSSFSDQDPVMGRLLMQARLTEEDLKDKDIAEAVDCIINQFGGLKAVQRELRNRGPVSQTLPRSAGASISLALKKGPLPPVPSIKCSTDTLAQSPIPPWIPPPPVTPAPVVPERFGKTASFKHVGSSTAADNSDLLLTALREVFRQKKLLQRTTSADESQTESDRDSEGHL; translated from the exons ATGGCGTCAAATCTGATTCCTGGGTGTCATGTAATGAGTGATCTCCTGACCATCCGTGAGAAAGGTGTCCTCTTCACTCTGGTCGAACCTCAGTGTAAG CTGATCAAAACTACAGTAGCACAGCTACTAGAGGCCAAAGAGACCCAGGGTGAGAGTCCAGGCTGGAGTTGTTTGGGTTGTGGTGCGTTGTGTCTCATGGAGGACGAGGCCATTCACTCCTACTTCCTGCGTCTCTACTGTGTCAAG CGTGCAAAGTTACTGTGGGAGCAGGAGCTGTACATCCCATTCAAGTACACTGCAACTCACACTTTCTTCCACACTTTCCCTGCAGAG GGCCACCAGGTCGGTCTCAACTTTGCAagtgagacagaggcagaggaatTTCATCTCGCTGTGGAGGccatccaaaaaaaacaag AAAGGATGACCGGGATGACTGAAACCACAAAGGCTGAAAAAGAGGACAGCTCATCAAGTGACCCACCTGATTCAGG AGTTAAACCACTTGACCTTTTGGACGGAGAGCAAAATTTCCCTATGGACGGCCCCTCCACGACAGCTACACCAACCACCAGTTCT TTTAGTGATCAGGACCCCGTGATGGGGAGGCTATTGATGCAGGCAAGACTCACTGAGGAAGacctgaaagacaaagacattgCTGAAGCTGTCGACTGCATCATCAACCAATTTGGAGGACTAAAGGCTgtgcagagagagctgaggaACAGAG GCCCAGTATCTCAGACATTGCCAAGATCTGCAGGGGCGTCCATCTCCCTCGCTCTGAAGAAAGGGCCTTTGCCTCCTGTTCCCTCCATCaaatgcagcacagacacactaGCCCAGAGTCCGATTCCCCCTTGGATTCCTCCTCCCCCAGTGACTCCTGCTCCAGTTGTCCCAGAGAGATTTGGAAAGACTGCAAGTTTCAAACAT GTGGGCTCCTCAACAGCTGCAGACAACAGTGACCTTCTCCTGACTGCCCTGAGAGAAGTATTCAGACAAAAGAAGCTGCTCCAGAGAACCACAAGTGCAGATGAGAGTCAAACAGAGTCGGACCGTGACAGCGAAGGGCACCTTTAA